The stretch of DNA CGGTTCAATAAAGCGTGCATCATTGAAATAAGGCGTCACAGGTGTCTGTTCAGGCGGCCAGTTTTGATACCACTGATTATCTAGTCCCAAATAAGAAAAACGCGCGTCATTAGGCAGACCGCCCATGAGCGTCCAAAGCGGCGCATCGCCCTCAGTCTGATTTTGATAGCGCAGCTGCATCTGCCCCAGACGGGCATTATCGCGTTCCAAGGCCACAACAAAGCCGTTTAGCCCCGGCGTCTCGGACAGCGCCGCACTACTGACCCCGCGCAGCCGTGTAGGGCTGCCGGTAAAGGCGGTGCCCGCCTGTTCAGGCCAATGAGGGACAAGGCTTTGCAGCACACCCCCAAGCGCCCGCCTATCCAAAGCCCGGTCCAACGAGCGTTCCGCCGCCCCGACCGCACGGTCAGACAGCGACAGCATAGCCGAGGTTGATTGAAACAGAGCCATAGAGGCAAAGGACATGATGACGAGCGCAAATAGGGTTTCCAGCAAAGAGAACCCCGATTGCGTGTCTATAATATGTCGCGCGGACCTGTGCATCCCCGCATGGTAGCAAGGATGAGCGGCGTTAAAAAGCCTTATTGCGCAGCGTCAACGGCATCATCATCAAGACGCAAATGCCGCAGCGGTAGCGGACAAGACACACCCGTCGGGCCGTGAGCGCAATAGCCCTGCGGGTTTTTCGCCAAATATTGCTGATGATAATCCTCAGCCGCGTGATAGACGCCTGCGGGTTTAATCTCTGTTGTGATCGGATTATGACCGCGCGCTTGATAGGCGGTATCATAGCGGGCCTTGGCGTCTTCTGCGGTCGCGACCTGCGCATCTGAGTGCGTATATATAGCCGAGCGGTATTGACTGCCGACATCATTGCCTTGGCGGTTGCCTTGGGTTGGGTCGTGATTTTCAAAAAAGACTTTTAGGATTTGCGCGTAGCTAATGACAGACGGGTCAAAGACGACATGCACTAATTCCACATGGCCAGTCGCGCCCGAGCAGACCAAACGGTAATCAGGATTTGGGTGGCTCCCGCCGCCGTAACCGACAGAGGTCGTATGCACACCGTCAAGCTTCCAAAAAATCCGCTCTGCGCCCCAAAAGCATCCAAGCCCTAATGTGGCTTGCTCAAAGCCATCAGGATAGCCGCTGAACATATCGCTGCCATTTACAAAGTGTTGTGTGTCTGTTGCCAACATAAGTGCCTCTTATAATAAAGGTGAAAGCGCGCGTATCAGTATATCCGTCATGGCCGCTTGCTTTTGCTTGTCATCTACATGGTCTTGGCGCAGCTCGATTGCAAGATGGCGTAGACCTTGTGTCGCAACGTGAACGTCAACGGTATAGTTTAAGTCATAAGCCGAATAAGGCAGATTGATATCAACACGCATATCGGGCGCAACGTCTGCCATGGTTTTTATAAAGGCTTTGGCGCTGGCCGTGTCATGCTTCGTTAAAAGACCAATATCGGTTGGTCTCGCCTCACCCATCGCTGGCTTAGGCGTAAAGCTATGCAGCGATATGACCAGCGGGTTTTGCCGCGCGTGGTCGGACGCAAGGCGGTGCATAACCGCCCCAAGGCGCGCGTGATAGGGGCGGTAAAAGCCGTCAATACGGGCTTGGCGGTCTGCGGCGCTTAGATGCTCATTACCACTGATAATAGTGCCGTCACTGACCACGGGGATAAGGCCAGGCGCATCGGGGTCGCGGTTCATATCAATGACAAGACGAGAGACAGCCGCAAGATGCGCGCCGCAGCCAAAATGAGCGCAAAGATTTCGTATAATCACCTCTGTCCCAATATCCCACGCAATATGGCGGGTCAGGTCATCGCCGCTAAGACCCAAATTATGAAACGCAGCGGGTATTAGCTTTGATGCATGATCGCCAAAAATAAACAAAGGCGCGTCTGATGTCGCAGCAAGCGTATGATAGGCAATTTTGTCATAGGATGGGGTCATATCCGCCCTATACAACACCGCGCCGCTTGCACAAAGCTTTCACGCAACTGTATAGACGGCCATAAGGCCACAAAGGTCAGCGATGAAGGATTGATGATGCCAAATGATGCGGGGCGGTGGCCAACAGATGAATTTGCCCGCATGGGCGACGCCTTCACCGATTATCTGAGCCCGCATAATGTGCAGCTAAAGGTGATGTCCAAAGAGGTTTTACGCCGCAAACACCCATGGGGCTATATTCTGGCCGCAACGATTATTGTTGGCATTGCTCTTATTATTTGGGCGTGGGGTATCTCGGACATCCTGCGCTACGGCGCGATTGCATTGCTAATTGCGGGCTTTGCCTATGTCTTTCCGATTTATAGCAAAAAATCAAAATTGCTGCGCGAGGCTCTGGACGCCGTAGATCATTATATTCACCACGACATAATGCGGGTGGAGTGGACGAACCCGCTGGAGAGTGACCCGGAGCTACTCGTGCGGTTTCAAGCCATCGGTGCCTTTGGTAGTTTTGATGATGTGAAACATATCCATAGCTATTTGCCCGAGGCTCATGAAACGTCTGACGCGGTTTTCGACCCTGTCTTTACCCACACACGGCTGACCCGCACAGAAGTCGAGACTTACACAGATTCCCAAGGCCGCACAAAGACCCGCACGAAAACGGTTGAGGTCTTTCACGGCATTATATTTGATATCCCCTTCCCCGACGGCGCGGGAGACGCCCGCACAATCATCTCAACCAAACGCATTGGTCGCCCCGCCGCCCCCTTTGATAGACGCGTGAATGGCAAGCCCATTAAAATGGACAGCATCAAGCCCGCGAGCTTGGAGTTTCAAAAATTGTATAAAGTTAAATGCGACGATGAAATGATTGGGCACCACATTTTAGACCCTGACCGCGTTATGCGCTTTATTAATATGCACCATGATCTGCGCGCTGAATTTGGGCGTGGTATGGATATCATCATGCTCATCACTGACGGGCGCGCGTGGGTCGGGATAGAGACAGGGGCCCTGCAAGGTATCACACAAAGCGCTGGCAAAATTGAAAAGCTCGCGCCAGGACTGACAAAGTTTGCACGGCAACTATCTGCCCGCCACATCATCGCCTCGCACCTCAAATTGCCGCAAAGCCCAAGCTTTCCTTGGCAGCACAATAAACCTAAGAGTTAGAAAACCCAAACTTAGAAAAACCCAACTTGAAAAAATAAGGGACACCGCATGACAGACTTCATTAAACTTGGCATCATTGCCACCGCTACAATCGCGCTTACCGCTTGCGGGAATGACGGCACCAAAGCGCCGCAATCAAATGTATCGATATCTGACACAGTGCAGTCCAGCGTTGATGTCTTTGGCGATGACGGCATCCCCCACGCCCAACTGCCTGACACTGTTGTCCCGCAGAGTTACCGCATTGATATGCGCATTAATCCCGACGAGACCGATATGAGCGGCGTGGTCAGTGTTGACGTGGCACTAACCGAAGCTACGCAGAAAATCTGGCTCCATGCCAAAGAGATGACCGTCACTGGTGCGTCCGCGCAAATTGGTGATGATATTATCCCGCTTAGCTTTACCGCAATTCCAGAGGCTGACGCGCCGTCTGGCGTGGCGTATTTATCATCTGACGTGGAACTACCCCAAGGGGACGCGACATTAACGCTGACCTATTCCACACCGTTTAATCTGGCGCTTAATTCGGCTTATAAAGTCGTGCGCGGGGATGATGCCTATATCGTCACGCAAATGGAACCGCTGGGCGCGCGGGAGGCGTTCCCGGGATTTGACGAGCCGAAATATAAAGTGCCGTTCACCGTATCTATCACATCCCCCGCTGATGATTTTGTCTATGCCAACACACCCGAAGTCAGCACGCAAACGATGCAGGACGGCTGGATTAAACATAGCTTCGCCACCACGCGGCCACTGCCGACCTATCTGATTGCTTTTGGCGTTGGCCCTTGGGATGTGGTCGAGCACGCGCCCCTGCCCGCCACTGACATTCGTGACCGTGAAATTCCCTTGCGCGGGATTACGGCGCGCGGCTCTGGCGACCGTATTCAATACGGGCTTGAAAATACAGCCGGTATCCTAGAGGCGATTGAAGGTTATTTCGGCATTCCATATCCTTATGAGAAGCTCGATATTATCGCTGCGCCTGATTATGCCTTTGGCGCGATGGAAAACCCCGGCGCTATTGTTTACCGCGAATACCTTATGCTGATGGACGAGAACTCGGCGCTGTCACAACGCCGCGCCTATGCCAGTGTGCATAGCCACGAAATTGCCCACCAATGGTTTGGCAA from Fretibacter rubidus encodes:
- a CDS encoding type II secretion system protein J, with product MHRSARHIIDTQSGFSLLETLFALVIMSFASMALFQSTSAMLSLSDRAVGAAERSLDRALDRRALGGVLQSLVPHWPEQAGTAFTGSPTRLRGVSSAALSETPGLNGFVVALERDNARLGQMQLRYQNQTEGDAPLWTLMGGLPNDARFSYLGLDNQWYQNWPPEQTPVTPYFNDARFIEPPALPLAIKLDSGASGTLFMIDLSAHPQRPIRLDLGRDTL
- a CDS encoding N-formylglutamate amidohydrolase, with protein sequence MTPSYDKIAYHTLAATSDAPLFIFGDHASKLIPAAFHNLGLSGDDLTRHIAWDIGTEVIIRNLCAHFGCGAHLAAVSRLVIDMNRDPDAPGLIPVVSDGTIISGNEHLSAADRQARIDGFYRPYHARLGAVMHRLASDHARQNPLVISLHSFTPKPAMGEARPTDIGLLTKHDTASAKAFIKTMADVAPDMRVDINLPYSAYDLNYTVDVHVATQGLRHLAIELRQDHVDDKQKQAAMTDILIRALSPLL
- the msrA gene encoding peptide-methionine (S)-S-oxide reductase MsrA gives rise to the protein MLATDTQHFVNGSDMFSGYPDGFEQATLGLGCFWGAERIFWKLDGVHTTSVGYGGGSHPNPDYRLVCSGATGHVELVHVVFDPSVISYAQILKVFFENHDPTQGNRQGNDVGSQYRSAIYTHSDAQVATAEDAKARYDTAYQARGHNPITTEIKPAGVYHAAEDYHQQYLAKNPQGYCAHGPTGVSCPLPLRHLRLDDDAVDAAQ
- a CDS encoding DUF3137 domain-containing protein, translated to MMPNDAGRWPTDEFARMGDAFTDYLSPHNVQLKVMSKEVLRRKHPWGYILAATIIVGIALIIWAWGISDILRYGAIALLIAGFAYVFPIYSKKSKLLREALDAVDHYIHHDIMRVEWTNPLESDPELLVRFQAIGAFGSFDDVKHIHSYLPEAHETSDAVFDPVFTHTRLTRTEVETYTDSQGRTKTRTKTVEVFHGIIFDIPFPDGAGDARTIISTKRIGRPAAPFDRRVNGKPIKMDSIKPASLEFQKLYKVKCDDEMIGHHILDPDRVMRFINMHHDLRAEFGRGMDIIMLITDGRAWVGIETGALQGITQSAGKIEKLAPGLTKFARQLSARHIIASHLKLPQSPSFPWQHNKPKS